Proteins co-encoded in one uncultured Bacteroides sp. genomic window:
- a CDS encoding TetR/AcrR family transcriptional regulator, whose protein sequence is MAGSTNKGESQSKTEQIIKVAQKRFGQYGFEKTTMNEIASDLNMCKGSLYYYFPDKEHLYIAVAKKEHDFFVELVREKMATLTDASEMIREYVNIRLSYWDKLLNLSRLRHDYAHELHSLMHGLWAEFRTQEEDMITNILNVGIANGQFEACNVDEHTELLLDAMKGLSMSALRNKDIFYLEAHEYDRLLRMINLFVEMFVKSLRK, encoded by the coding sequence ATGGCAGGTAGTACAAATAAGGGAGAGAGTCAGAGTAAAACAGAACAGATTATCAAAGTCGCCCAAAAGCGCTTCGGACAATATGGTTTTGAAAAAACGACAATGAATGAAATAGCTTCAGATCTCAATATGTGCAAAGGATCTTTATATTACTATTTTCCGGATAAAGAACACTTATATATTGCTGTGGCTAAGAAAGAACATGATTTCTTTGTTGAGTTGGTTCGTGAAAAAATGGCTACACTTACTGATGCCTCTGAAATGATCAGAGAATATGTGAATATCAGATTATCATATTGGGATAAATTACTTAACTTAAGCAGACTACGACATGATTATGCTCACGAATTACATTCTTTGATGCACGGCTTATGGGCAGAATTCAGAACTCAGGAAGAGGATATGATAACTAATATTCTGAATGTAGGTATAGCAAATGGGCAGTTTGAAGCTTGTAATGTAGATGAACATACAGAATTACTTCTTGATGCAATGAAAGGACTATCCATGTCAGCACTTAGGAATAAAGACATTTTCTATCTGGAGGCTCATGAATACGACAGGTTGCTTAGGATGATTAATTTGTTTGTAGAAATGTTTGTGAAATCATTAAGAAAATAA